In Kazachstania africana CBS 2517 chromosome 4, complete genome, the following are encoded in one genomic region:
- the TFC4 gene encoding transcription factor TFIIIC subunit TFC4 (similar to Saccharomyces cerevisiae TFC4 (YGR047C); ancestral locus Anc_1.88): MVLTRGKGSKPPVVEEEEEDHSVEMNGSNDEDEEHLYHNIDDLKRLIGSDDGGETDDIASDYSNESDYSRVSAEDGYNSSDEDSLLAVFSDYGEVSEDDEENFMDAIREANNFKVKRRKKRDKKGGKGKTQRIKRDRVLDPEVAQLLSEANEAFVRNDLVVAERLYNEIIKKDPRNFAAYETLGDIYHLQGRLNDCCNSWFLAAHINSSDWEFWKIVAILSADLEHYRQAIYCFSRVININHEEWEALYRRSILYKKIGQIGKALEGFQKLYKNNPFDANILRELAILYVDYDRVNDAIDLYMKVYDTNIKRREAIEKASENALESSGDENNEADFSQDEEKEDDLQLDSQIEEMAAYPDVNWKKINKKFKCIPFDWSSLNILAELFLKLTVGSNSGIKTIKSCARWIQHRELQTFWDDVTDDSEFDERRIKNSRYDSLTDVEKAKSYTLPIDIRIRLGLLRLNNENFIEALNHFQFLYDEPFSDISDLHFEAALALTKAEKFQEAIDFFQPLLGFSDYRTVELFENLARCYKETENYESAKTYYELAVEQAPTVLEHKLNLAEVHYHLGNNDVFKSMLAEVTEMKKRQEAELYGSVEKVPETTISTQNQKDVSSKPLLEDSMFRQFHGKRKRTPQDLEREKIERERKITSKVVNKFKSLKELETGVKMGNERDISTWIDNVSDLVDVFSSVKNFFVRSRSKKFVGIIRRTKRFNTVLDYQLERLSKLSEGEPLGDGLPLMEERVTLTSTTELRGLTYDQWFELFMDLSLTLTKFQSVEDGLSVVETAQEVNVFVQNPERAKVMKFVKLAIVLQLQDEEELAENLRGLLNQFQFNRKVLQIFMYSLSQGQSSLNILSSTVQQKFFLRQLKAFDSCRFNTHVNGQASITNKEVDNPERKSSPYLYYIYAVLLYSSKGFLSSLQYLNWLDKDIPDDPMVNLLMGLAHIHRSMQRLTASRHFQILHGLRYLYRYYDLRQKCYSVLEKQEADYNIGRAFHLIGLTSIAVFYYNKVLNNYDDRKLKRHAAYNSLIIYQESGNTELANYTMEKYLSV, translated from the coding sequence ATGGTTTTGACTAGAGGAAAAGGATCAAAACCACCTGTGGtggaggaggaggaggaagaTCATTCTGTGGAAATGAATGGTTCAAATGACGAGGATGAAGAGCATTTATACCATAAcattgatgatttgaagAGGCTGATTGGTAGCGACGATGGTGGTGAAACAGATGATATTGCTAGCGATTACAGTAATGAAAGTGACTATTCCAGAGTCAGTGCGGAAGATGGCTATAATTCAAGTGATGAGGATTCGCTACTAGCAGTTTTCTCAGATTATGGTGAGGTGTCagaggatgatgaagagaatTTCATGGATGCTATTAGAGAGgctaataatttcaaagtaaaaagaaggaagaagagagaTAAGAAGGGTGGTAAAGGCAAAACTCAACGTATCAAGAGAGATAGGGTTCTTGACCCAGAGGTAGCTCAATTACTGTCTGAAGCAAATGAGGCCTTTGTAAGGAACGATTTAGTCGTTGCGGAAAGACTTTacaatgaaatcattaagAAAGATCCCAGAAACTTTGCCGCTTACGAAACATTAGGTGACATTTATCATTTACAAGGTAGACTGAATGACTGCTGTAATTCATGGTTTTTAGCTGCTCATATTAATTCCTCCGATTGggaattttggaaaattgtCGCCATCTTATCGGCAGACCTAGAACATTATAGGCAAGCTATCTATTGTTTTTCAAGagttattaatattaatcATGAAGAATGGGAAGCATTGTATCGAAGGTCTAtactttacaaaaaaattggacaAATAGGGAAAGCCTTAGAAGGTTTCCAAAAACTGTATAAAAATAACCCATTCGATGCCAATATCTTACGAGAACTGGCCATTCTCTATGTTGATTACGATAGAGTCAATGATGCCATTGATTTGTACATGAAAGTTTATGACACAAACATAAAGAGACGAGAAGCAATTGAAAAGGCCTCGGAAAACGCCTTGGAATCTTCAGGCGATGAAAACAACGAGGCGGATTTTTCTCAAgatgaagagaaagaagatgatttacAGTTAGATTCACAAATTGAGGAAATGGCTGCATATCCGGATgtaaattggaaaaaaataaataagaaaTTCAAGTGTATCCCATTTGACTGGTCGTCGTTAAATATTCTGGCAGAGTTGTTCCTCAAATTAACTGTAGGTAGTAATTCAGGTATTAAAACCATTAAATCGTGTGCAAGATGGATTCAGCATCGTGAATTACAGACGTTCTGGGATGATGTCACTGATGATTctgaatttgatgaaagaagaataaaaaatagTAGATATGATTCGTTGACAGATGTCGAAAAGGCTAAGTCGTACACATTACCAATCGACATCAGAATAAGGCTTGGTTTACTGAgattaaataatgaaaatttcatcgaaGCGCTTAACCATTTCCAGTTCTTATACGATGAACCATTCAGTGATATTTCTGATTTACATTTCGAAGCTGCTTTAGCTTTGACAaaagctgaaaaatttcaagaagcCATAGATTTCTTTCAACCATTACTGGGCTTCTCTGATTATAGAACAGTCGAGTTGTTCGAAAATTTGGCCCGCTGCTATAAAGAAACCGAGAATTATGAATCTGCAAAGACATATTACGAACTAGCTGTAGAACAAGCACCAACGGTTTTGGAACATAAATTAAATCTTGCTGAAGTTCACTATCATTTGGGGAATAACGACGTCTTCAAGAGCATGCTTGCTGAAGTTacagaaatgaaaaaaagacaagAGGCAGAACTGTACGGAAGTGTAGAAAAAGTTCCAGAAACGACAATAAGTACGCAGAATCAAAAAGACGTATCAAGTAAGCCATTATTGGAAGATAGTATGTTTAGACAGTTTCAtggaaagagaaaaagaactCCGCAGGATTTagagagagaaaagatTGAACGAGAACGTAAGATCACTTCTAAAGTCGTCAACAAGTTCAAAAGCCTAAAAGAACTCGAAACTGGTGTAAAAATGGGTAATGAGAGGGATATCAGCACTTGGATTGATAATGTCTCTGACTTGGTGGATGTATTTTCTAGTGTCAAGAATTTTTTCGTTAGAAGTagatccaaaaaatttgtagGTATTATAAGAAGGACAAAAAGGTTCAATACAGTGCTTGACTATCAACTAGAAAGGCTGTCTAAGCTTTCAGAAGGTGAGCCTTTGGGCGATGGTTTACCGTTGATGGAAGAAAGAGTTACTTTAACGTCTACCACCGAATTAAGAGGTTTAACTTACGATCAATGGTTTGAATTATTCATGGATCTCTCGTTAACTTTAACGAAGTTTCAAAGTGTAGAGGATGGTTTAAGTGTTGTTGAAACTGCACAAGAAGTGAATGTTTTCGTTCAAAATCCTGAAAGAGCAAAAGTTATGAAGTTTGTTAAACTGGCGATTGTTCTACAATTGCAAGATGAAGAGGAGCTTGCGGAAAATCTAAGGGGCctattaaatcaatttcaattcaacaGAAAGGTTTTGCAAATCTTCATGTACAGTCTTTCTCAGGGACAATCATctttaaatatattgagTTCGACGGTTCagcaaaaatttttcttgagaCAATTGAAAGCATTTGATAGTTGTAGGTTCAATACTCATGTCAATGGGCAAGCATCTATAACTAATAAGGAGGTAGACAATCCGGAGAGGAAAAGCTCACCATATCTGTATTACATCTATGCTGTATTGCTATATTCTAGTAAGGGGTTTTTGTCCTCACTTCAATACCTGAATTGGTTAGATAAAGATATTCCAGATGATCCAATGGTTAATCTCCTGATGGGTCTAGCTCATATACATCGTTCCATGCAAAGGCTAACGGCAAGCAGGCATTTTCAGATTCTTCACGGTTTGCGTTATCTGTATCGCTATTACGACTTAAGACAAAAATGTTACTCTGTATTGGAAAAGCAAGAAGCGGACTACAACATAGGGCGTGCATTCCATCTTATTGGACTAACTTCGATAGCTGTGTTCTATTACAACAAGGTTCTCAATAACTATGATGACAGAAAACTGAAAAGACATGCTGCATATAACTCACTCATCATATATCAAGAAAGCGGAAACACAGAGCTAGCTAATTATACCATGGAAAAGTATTTGAGTGTATGA
- the UFD1 gene encoding polyubiquitin-binding protein UFD1 (similar to Saccharomyces cerevisiae UFD1 (YGR048W); ancestral locus Anc_1.89) — MFSGFNPISAGFTNVPQVFEEFFRCYPIAIMNDRIRKDEANFGGKIFLPPSALNKLSMLNIRYPMLFKLEANENGMVTHGGVLEFIAEEGRAYLPQWMLETLNVQPGSLLKITSTDVPLGQFVKLEPQSVDFLDISDPKAVLENVLRNFSTLSVDDIVEISYNNKTYKIKILEVKPESQAKSICVIETDLVTDFAPPVGYVEPDYEALRQQKEEEERQRKASRKFDPATVAQGSMSTRINYTDKLNSTKETSAFAGEGQKLSGKSTKKYVDIKEINISLDGTPARLDLPDGQLFFGFPIVLPKSDDQKDQESKPDSFHGQGQSLRKTAKRKVNKDHTTAKSKTPRSPEVIEID, encoded by the coding sequence ATGTTCTCGGGGTTTAATCCTATTTCTGCTGGGTTTACAAATGTCCCACAAGTATTTGAAGAGTTTTTCAGATGTTATCCCATCGCAATAATGAACGATAGGATCAGAAAGGATGAGGCTAATTTTGGTGGTAAAATCTTTCTTCCACCAAGTGCTTTAAACAAATTATCTATGTTAAATATAAGGTATCCAATGCTTTTCAAATTAGAGGCAAACGAAAATGGGATGGTCACACATGGTGGTGTCTTAGAATTCATCGCTGAGGAAGGTAGAGCATATTTGCCACAATGGATGCTTGAGACTTTGAACGTTCAACCAGGttctttattgaaaatcacATCTACTGATGTTCCATTGGGTCAATTTGTCAAGTTGGAACCACAATCAGTTGACTTTTTAGATATTTCAGACCCAAAGGCTGTGTTGGAGAACGTTTTACGTAATTTCTCCACTTTAAGTGTAGATGATATCGTCGAAATAAGTTATAACAACAAGACATACAAGATCAAGATTCTAGAGGTTAAGCCAGAATCACAAGCAAAGAGTATCTGTGTTATAGAGACAGATTTAGTAACAGATTTTGCTCCTCCGGTCGGTTACGTAGAACCTGATTATGAAGCATTGAGACAacaaaaggaagaagaagaaagacaaagaaaGGCTAGTCGAAAGTTTGATCCCGCCACTGTCGCACAAGGTTCAATGTCAACAAGAATCAACTATAcagataaattgaatagTACCAAGGAAACATCTGCATTTGCTGGAGAAGGACAAAAGTTATCAGGTAAATCCACTAAAAAATACGTTGACATCAAAGagataaatatttcattggATGGAACACCTGCTAGGCTTGATCTTCCTGACGgtcaattattttttggttTCCCCATTGTCCTACCGAAATCCGATGATCAGAAAGATCAAGAGTCCAAACCTGATAGCTTTCATGGACAAGGTCAGTCTTTGAGAAAAACTGCCAAAAGAAAGGTAAATAAAGATCACACTACAGCTAAATCAAAGACTCCTAGAAGTCCTGAGGTGATTGAAATCGattag